The Amphiprion ocellaris isolate individual 3 ecotype Okinawa chromosome 6, ASM2253959v1, whole genome shotgun sequence genome contains a region encoding:
- the zdhhc12a gene encoding palmitoyltransferase ZDHHC12-A isoform X2 → MRDFVVKMVQNMFRTGFLVRASHTLLTWIVTVVLFLHDTDLRRCEERGELLLPALFFLLVVLSVLLYFTVSLMDPGFVLTDTVKGVHGSSEETESMIPESSTPRLRRCGFCLLQQPMRAKHCQTCKRCVRRFDHHCPWMENCVGERNHRWFVVYLLVQLLVLLWALHVALSGISSGVTWELWFRGNGFLLAALAVVGVFSVVVALLLGCHLYLVSVNCTTWEFMSRHRISYLKTFRDEENPFDRGVFCNLWDFFCICRMVVWEQVYQRNSPNPV, encoded by the exons ATGAGAGATTTTGTTGTTAAAATGGTTCAGAACATGTTCCGGACCGGTTTCCTGGTTCGGGCCTCACACACCCTGCTGACCTGGATCGTAACCGTGGTTCTGTTTCTACATGACACCG ATCTGCGGAGATGTGAGGAGCgaggagagctgctgctgccggcTCTCTTCTTCCTGCTGGTCGTCCTGTCGGTGTTGTTGTACTTCACAGTTTCATTAATGGATCCGGGCTTCGTTCTCACGGACACCGTCAAG GGAGTTCACGGTTCGAGTGAAGAGACGGAGTCCATGATTCCCGAGTCGTCGACCCCTCGACTACGACGCTGTGGATTCTGTCTGCTGCAG CAGCCAATGAGAGCGAAGCACTGCCAGACGTGTAAACGCTGCGTCCGCCGCTTCGACCATCACTGCCCGTGGATGGAGAACTGCGTCGGTGAGAGGAACCACCGCTGGTTCGTCGTCTACCTGCTGGTGCAGCTGCTGGTCCTGCTCTGGGCTCTTCACGTCGCCCT CTCAGGTATCTCCAGCGGCGTCACCTGGGAGCTGTGGTTCAGAGGGAACGGGTTCCTGCTGGCGGCGCTGGCCGTGGTCGGGGTTTTCTCCGTGGTGGTGGCGCTGCTGCTGGGCTGCCATCTTTACCTGGTGTCCGTCAACTGCACCACCTGGGAGTTCATGTCGCGCCACCGCATCTCCTACCTGAAGACCTTCAGGGACGAGGAGAACCCGTTCGACCGAGGAGTTTTCTGCAACCTTTGGGACTTCTTCTGCATCTGCAGGATGGTGGTGTGGGAGCAGGTTTACCAGAGGAACTCCCCGAACCCCGTCTGA
- the zdhhc12a gene encoding palmitoyltransferase ZDHHC12-A isoform X1 codes for MRDFVVKMVQNMFRTGFLVRASHTLLTWIVTVVLFLHDTDLRRCEERGELLLPALFFLLVVLSVLLYFTVSLMDPGFVLTDTVKGVHGSSEETESMIPESSTPRLRRCGFCLLQQPMRAKHCQTCKRCVRRFDHHCPWMENCVGERNHRWFVVYLLVQLLVLLWALHVALYLQRRHLGAVVQRERVPAGGAGRGRGFLRGGGAAAGLPSLPGVRQLHHLGVHVAPPHLLPEDLQGRGEPVRPRSFLQPLGLLLHLQDGGVGAGLPEELPEPRLTSEHCLNVNIQVKLWAR; via the exons ATGAGAGATTTTGTTGTTAAAATGGTTCAGAACATGTTCCGGACCGGTTTCCTGGTTCGGGCCTCACACACCCTGCTGACCTGGATCGTAACCGTGGTTCTGTTTCTACATGACACCG ATCTGCGGAGATGTGAGGAGCgaggagagctgctgctgccggcTCTCTTCTTCCTGCTGGTCGTCCTGTCGGTGTTGTTGTACTTCACAGTTTCATTAATGGATCCGGGCTTCGTTCTCACGGACACCGTCAAG GGAGTTCACGGTTCGAGTGAAGAGACGGAGTCCATGATTCCCGAGTCGTCGACCCCTCGACTACGACGCTGTGGATTCTGTCTGCTGCAG CAGCCAATGAGAGCGAAGCACTGCCAGACGTGTAAACGCTGCGTCCGCCGCTTCGACCATCACTGCCCGTGGATGGAGAACTGCGTCGGTGAGAGGAACCACCGCTGGTTCGTCGTCTACCTGCTGGTGCAGCTGCTGGTCCTGCTCTGGGCTCTTCACGTCGCCCT GTATCTCCAGCGGCGTCACCTGGGAGCTGTGGTTCAGAGGGAACGGGTTCCTGCTGGCGGCGCTGGCCGTGGTCGGGGTTTTCTCCGTGGTGGTGGCGCTGCTGCTGGGCTGCCATCTTTACCTGGTGTCCGTCAACTGCACCACCTGGGAGTTCATGTCGCGCCACCGCATCTCCTACCTGAAGACCTTCAGGGACGAGGAGAACCCGTTCGACCGAGGAGTTTTCTGCAACCTTTGGGACTTCTTCTGCATCTGCAGGATGGTGGTGTGGGAGCAGGTTTACCAGAGGAACTCCCCGAACCCCGTCTGACCTCAGAACATTGTTTAAATGTTAACATCCAGGTCAAACTTTGGGCCAGATAG
- the LOC111567965 gene encoding protein-L-isoaspartate(D-aspartate) O-methyltransferase has product MRAALRLAVVAVPMGVLLSRTMAWMSSGKTHPELISRLRDHGVIRDDRVFNAMLATDRGIYSRDYPYADSPQSIGYRATISAPHMHAHALELLSDKLIEGASALDVGSGSGYLTACFARMTGPSGRVVGIEHIDELVQMSIKNVQADDAELLSSGRIRLVVGDGRLGFPDGAPYDAIHVGAAAATVPKAVSTCLAFTLVRIEFTETE; this is encoded by the exons ATGCGAGCGGCGTTGCGCCTGGCAGTAGTGGCTGTCCCTATGGGTGTGCTGCTGTCCCGGACCATGGCGTGGATGTCCAGCGGCAAAACTCATCCAGAACTCATTAGCAGGCTGAGGG ATCATGGGGTGATCCGCGATGACAGAGTGTTCAATGCCATGCTGGCAACTGACAGAGGGATTTACTCCAGAGACTATCCTTATGCAGACTCTCCTCAGTCCATAG GCTACAGGGCGACCATCAGTGCACCACACATG CATGCTCATGCTTTGGAGCTGTTAAGTGACAAACTAATTGAAGGGGCCTCTGCACTGGATGTAGGTTCAGGAAGTGGATATCTCACTGCATGCTTTGCAAGAATG ACAGGACCCAGTGGTAGAGTGGTTGGCATCGAACACATTGATGAACTGGTGCAAATGTCGATAAAAAATGTGCAAGCTGACGATGCAGAACTGCTCTCCTCTGGACGCATCAGACTTGTAG TGGGAGATGGAAGACTTGGCTTCCCAGATGGAGCGCCATATGATGCCATTCATGTGGGTGCAGCTGCAGCTACTGTTCCTAAGGCTGTAAGTACATGTTTGGCTTTTACTCTTGTGAGAATAGAATTTACAGAAACAGAATAA